The Amaranthus tricolor cultivar Red isolate AtriRed21 chromosome 6, ASM2621246v1, whole genome shotgun sequence genome has a segment encoding these proteins:
- the LOC130815328 gene encoding ricin B-like lectin R40G3 isoform X2: MEFPYGGNHHHHRDDDENFKNDRRPPYSNYPPPPSYGGDFRHSPPQTYPPPPSYGGEFSHHPPGNYPPPPQVAGVYHTSHTPHFESQNFPPPPPPQVAGVHHVSHMGSQNYPPPPPPAAPYEHQTSSRHHEYGSVGGSHHEESDGGSHHFRPHMPGFIAEHFHHSSPSDDVGSHHESGGGSFGGGLNLEGYFGNKPSHMIYCKAGGDRYCVAIRDGKVLLTYADPNDPTQHWYKDEKYSTKVKDEDGYPSFALVNKATGKALKHSVNGHPVDMIPYKPDHLDASVLWTESKDLGSGFRTIRNVNNVRLVLDAFNGDKDHGGVHDGTIIAIYKCWKGDNQNQQWRLHRT, from the exons ATGGAATTCCCCTATGGTGGCAACCACCATCACCACCGTGATGAcgatgaaaattttaaaaacgaCCGACGTCCACCATATTCAAATTATCCACCTCCACCGTCTTACGGCGGTGATTTCCGTCACTCTCCGCCACAAACTTATCCTCCTCCACCTTCATACGGCGGAGAATTCTCTCATCATCCACCAGGAAATTATCCTCCTCCGCCGCAAGTCGCCGGAGTTTACCACACATCTCATACCCCTCATTTTGAATCCCAAAATTTCCCTCCTCCACCGCCCCCTCAAGTCGCCGGAGTTCATCACGTATCTCACATGGGATCCCAAAACTaccctcctcctcctcctcctgcTGCTCCGTATGAGCATCAAACTTCTTCCCGCCACCATGAATACGGAAGCGTAGGTGGGTCCCATCATGAAGAGAGCGATGGTGGTTCCCACCATTTTAGGCCTCACATGCCTGGTTTCATTGCTGAGCATTTTCATCATTCTTCTCCAAGTGATGATGTTGGCAGTCATCATGAAAGTGGTGGTGGAAGCTTTGGTGGTGGGTTGAATTTGGAAGGGTATTTTGGGAATAAGCCAAGCCACATGATTTATTGTAAAGCTGGTGGAGATAGATATTGTGTTGCGATTAGAGATGGGAAAGTTCTTCTTACTTATGCTGATCCCAATGATCCTACCCag CACTGGTACAAGGATGAAAAGTATAGCACAAAGGTAAAGGATGAAGATGGATATCCTAGTTTTGCATTGGTGAACAAAGCTACTGGGAAGGCTCTAAAACATTCTGTTAATGGTCATCCG GTTGACATGATCCCTTACAAACCTGATCATTTGGATGCATCTGTCCTGTGGACTGAGAGCAAGGACTTGGGTTCTGGTTTCAGAACTATCAGGAACGTTAATAACGTTCGTTTGGTTTTAGATGCTTTCAATGGTGACAAGGATCATGGTGGTGTCCATGATGGCACTATTATTGCTATTTACAAGTGCTGGAAGGGAGACAACCAGAATCAGCAGTGGAGGCTTCACCGAACCT GA
- the LOC130815328 gene encoding ricin B-like lectin EULS3 isoform X1 — protein MEFPYGGNHHHHRDDDENFKNDRRPPYSNYPPPPSYGGDFRHSPPQTYPPPPSYGGEFSHHPPGNYPPPPQVAGVYHTSHTPHFESQNFPPPPPPQVAGVHHVSHMGSQNYPPPPPPAAPYEHQTSSRHHEYGSVGGSHHEESDGGSHHFRPHMPGFIAEHFHHSSPSDDVGSHHESGGGSFGGGLNLEGYFGNKPSHMIYCKAGGDRYCVAIRDGKVLLTYADPNDPTQHWYKDEKYSTKVKDEDGYPSFALVNKATGKALKHSVNGHPVDMIPYKPDHLDASVLWTESKDLGSGFRTIRNVNNVRLVLDAFNGDKDHGGVHDGTIIAIYKCWKGDNQNQQWRLHRTWYTRKPNHKQQLQHHEVHEITRMPISGY, from the exons ATGGAATTCCCCTATGGTGGCAACCACCATCACCACCGTGATGAcgatgaaaattttaaaaacgaCCGACGTCCACCATATTCAAATTATCCACCTCCACCGTCTTACGGCGGTGATTTCCGTCACTCTCCGCCACAAACTTATCCTCCTCCACCTTCATACGGCGGAGAATTCTCTCATCATCCACCAGGAAATTATCCTCCTCCGCCGCAAGTCGCCGGAGTTTACCACACATCTCATACCCCTCATTTTGAATCCCAAAATTTCCCTCCTCCACCGCCCCCTCAAGTCGCCGGAGTTCATCACGTATCTCACATGGGATCCCAAAACTaccctcctcctcctcctcctgcTGCTCCGTATGAGCATCAAACTTCTTCCCGCCACCATGAATACGGAAGCGTAGGTGGGTCCCATCATGAAGAGAGCGATGGTGGTTCCCACCATTTTAGGCCTCACATGCCTGGTTTCATTGCTGAGCATTTTCATCATTCTTCTCCAAGTGATGATGTTGGCAGTCATCATGAAAGTGGTGGTGGAAGCTTTGGTGGTGGGTTGAATTTGGAAGGGTATTTTGGGAATAAGCCAAGCCACATGATTTATTGTAAAGCTGGTGGAGATAGATATTGTGTTGCGATTAGAGATGGGAAAGTTCTTCTTACTTATGCTGATCCCAATGATCCTACCCag CACTGGTACAAGGATGAAAAGTATAGCACAAAGGTAAAGGATGAAGATGGATATCCTAGTTTTGCATTGGTGAACAAAGCTACTGGGAAGGCTCTAAAACATTCTGTTAATGGTCATCCG GTTGACATGATCCCTTACAAACCTGATCATTTGGATGCATCTGTCCTGTGGACTGAGAGCAAGGACTTGGGTTCTGGTTTCAGAACTATCAGGAACGTTAATAACGTTCGTTTGGTTTTAGATGCTTTCAATGGTGACAAGGATCATGGTGGTGTCCATGATGGCACTATTATTGCTATTTACAAGTGCTGGAAGGGAGACAACCAGAATCAGCAGTGGAGGCTTCACCGAACCT GGTATACTAGGAAACCCAATCAtaaacaacaactacaacaccACGAGGTCCATGAGATCACCCGAATGCCTATAAGCGGCTATTAA
- the LOC130815240 gene encoding actin-related protein 6: protein MSSSVIVLDNGGSTIKIGVGGDRNPTLITPNSTAKPPFSSSSSKKLLTSNEILSFDPTSLSLRRPIDRGYLLNPDLQRDIWAHLFRTLPLPSPNNSSLLLTNPLFSLSHSPIFELVFEDFNFRSLYISDSPSLVHLYEASRNPNGVVSRTQCSLVVDCGFSFTHVAPVFQNFSINYGVKRLDLGGKALTNYLKELVSYRSINVMDEYLILDHVKEQLCFVSLDVPRDLQIARKSGRDNLFKCTYVLPDGITHTKGFVKDINEAQRYRTLYDETPNVTTNEEKVKNPSEDAEDLDDRKKVDLTKNEFNLTNERFLVPEMIFRPADLGMNQAGLAECIVRSVNSCHPLLHPVLYESIILTGGSTLFPHFAERLEMELRPLVPDDYQVKITTQEDPILGVWRGGSLLASSPDFESMCATKADYEEEGSARCSRRFFQ from the exons ATGTCCTCCAGCGTCATAGTCCTCGACAATGGCGGATCCACCATTAAAATCGGCGTTGGAGGTGACCGTAATCCTACTCTCATTACCCCAAATTCCACCGCAAAACCccccttttcttcttcttcctcgaaaAAACTCTTAACCTCAAACGAAATCCTCTCTTTTGATCCAACTTCACTTTCCCTTCGTCGCCCCATTGACCGTGGTTATCTCCTTAACCCAGATCTTCAACGTGATATCTGGGCCCATCTTTTCCGTACTTTACCACTTCCATCACCCAATAATTCATCCCTTCTACTTACAAATCCACTTTTTTCTCTTTCTCATTCACCCATTTTTGAGcttgtttttgaagattttAATTTTAGGTCTCTTTATATTTCTGATTCTCCATCTTTAGTTCATCTTTATGAAGCTAGTAGAAACCCTAACGGTGTCGTTTCCAGGACACAATGTAGTCTTGTTGTTGATTGTGGATTTTCTTTTACTCATGTTGCTCCGGTTTTTCAgaattttagtattaattatggGGTTAAAAGACTTGATTTGGGTGGGAAGGCTTTGACGAATTATTTGAAGGAATTGGTTTCTTATAGGTCTATTAATGTTATGgatgaatatttgattttggATCATGTTAAAGAACAACTTTGCTTTGTTTCTCTTGATGTTCCTCGTGATTTGCAGATTGCAAG GAAGTCTGGCAGAGATAACCTTTTCAAATGCACATATGTCCTTCCGGATGGTATCACTCATACAAAGGGGTTTGTAAAAGACATTAATGAAGCACAGAGGTACCGTACTCTATATGACGAAACACCAAACGTTACAACCAATGAGGAGAAGGTTAAAAATCCTTCAGAAGATGCAGAAGATTTAGATGACAGAAAAAAAGTCGATTTAACCAAAAAT GAGTTTAACTTGACCAATGAGCGATTCCTTGTGCCGGAGATGATTTTTCGCCCTGCTGATTTAG GAATGAATCAAGCTGGTTTAGCCGAGTGCATTGTCCGTTCCGTTAACTCTTGTCATCCTCTTCTTCATCCAGTCTTATATGAAAG CATCATTTTGACTGGCGGAAGCACTCTATTTCCTCATTTTGCTGAGAGATT GGAAATGGAGCTCCGACCATTGGTCCCTGATGATTACCAAGTGAAGATAACCACTCAGGAAGA TCCCATATTAGGTGTCTGGCGAGGTGGCTCACTTCTGGCTTCTAGTCCTGATTTTGAGTCAATGTGTGCTACAAAAGCCGACTATGAGGAGGAAGGATCAGCCCGTTGTAGTAGACGATTCTTTCAGTGA
- the LOC130815241 gene encoding ferredoxin C 1, chloroplastic, whose translation MATFRLTSPSLITLTKQIQPKLPLNYSSYISLCQPSRLSPSLICGAYKVVVEHEGEATELEVDEDESILSKALDSGIDIPHDCKLGVCMTCPAKLLSGKVDQSEGMLSDDVIERGYALLCVAYPRSDCTIRTIPEEELLSLQLATAND comes from the coding sequence ATGGCTACTTTTCGTCTCACTTCGCCATCTCTCATAACACTCACAAAACAAATACAACCCAAACTTCCATTAAACTACTCTTCCTACATTTCCTTATGCCAGCCTTCTCGACTATCCCCTTCTCTCATTTGTGGCGCCTACAAAGTGGTGGTAGAGCATGAAGGTGAAGCAACAGAGCTGGAAGTGGATGAAGACGAGAGCATTTTATCGAAGGCGCTGGATAGCGGGATCGACATACCCCATGACTGTAAGCTTGGGGTGTGCATGACTTGCCCTGCAAAGCTGTTAAGTGGGAAAGTTGATCAAAGTGAAGGAATGCTGAGTGATGATGTTATTGAAAGAGGGTATGCCTTGTTGTGTGTTGCTTATCCAAGATCTGATTGTACTATTAGAACTATTCCTGAAGAAGAATTGCTTTCTCTTCAGTTAGCTACTGCTAATGACTAA